GCAATAGCCATGCGGTGTAATTGACGACGTTCACGGTACCGTCCGAGTTGGTCGGTGCACCGGCGTTGATGTCGGCCTGGATTTGCTCGACCGGAACGCGTTTTCGGTAGGCGTTGCTCAGCAAACTCGCCAATCGTTCGACCGGCATTCGTTTGACATCAACAGGGGCTGGCTTGTCATCCATGACGGGCTCTTTGGGAAGATTCACGACACACCGCACACGTCGGCGACTGTGCGGCAGGAATGCATGTTTGGCATGATCGGCCACATGTTTCGGTCGGCCACAGTGGGGCCAAAACTGGCGGCGTGTTGGCATGAAAAGAAAGCTGGAAATTACTAGAACATTACTGCCGAGTTTGGCTTGAGGTGTCTCAAAACGCATGGCTCATGTGTGTCAACGCAAACGAATTACACACGCCTTTCGGAGACACGCCATGCACGCCAACGACATCGCCTTTGGTATCGAAATCGAAACCCACATGCCCGGAAACGACGCCACGCCGATCGGCGGCTACCACAACGGATTGCCGGTCGCTTGGTTGCCGGCGGGTTGGAAAGCAGAACGCGACAGTAGCATCCGCACACCGGCCGGCCGTAAACCCTGCGAATTCGTATCGCCGGTCCTTCGCGGACACGAAGGATTGCGAACGGTCGAAACCGCGGTCGACGCGATCCGGGATCGAGGGGCGAGGGTTAACGAATCCTGTGGCCTTCATATCACCATCTCTTGGAACGGCGACGCGGCGGCGTTGGCTCGCCTAATTTCGCTGATCGCGAACCATGAAAAAGCTATCTACGCTTCGACGGGAACGCGACGCCGCGAACGCAACCAATGGGCGAAACAAATCAAAACCTATGGCACGAAGGAAGCGGCCAAGACTCGCTGCGAACGAGACCGCTACCACCTTCTAAACCTGACGCACCTTGCTCGCGGCAAACAACGCATCGAGATTCGGGCATTCGCTGGCACGCTGAACAAAACGAAACTGATCGGCTACATCCAAATGATTCTTGGATTGGCTGAACTCGCCCTTAATACCAAACGCTGCAGCGGATGGGACTACGCCAAAAAGCCCGGCACCAAATCTTGCTGGGACCGACCGAACGCCGGCCACGGTGAAACGGAACTGAACCGGCTTTTCTACCGGCTCGGGTGGACGAAAGGTTGGTACAAGGGAGACCTTCGCAACAAACGCTTTGGTGAACTCACCGCCGGCGAAACCGGATGCGATTTCAAACCCGTCAAAAAGAAACTTCTCGACCTGGCCCGCAAGTACGACCAAGCGGTTTAGCCGCCGGCCGGTCGCCCGCCTTGGAACGCCGCGACTAACCCCGCGGCGTTTTTTCGTTTTCTGGCCGCGACGTTCGCCATCTGTCGCGTTGAACTGGAAGGTCCAAAGGTAGACAGCCAAAGTCCGATCGTCGCCACACGGGGCGATTTCCGCCGACGTCGGCGATCTCAACAAACATGGAAAAACCCTGCGAATTGACTCGGAAATTCGCTTGATGCGTTTTCGTTTCCATGGCTCATGTGTGTCATCGCAAGACGGTTTTTCACACTCACAAACGGAGCCCCAAACATGACAATTTCGCAACTGATCGAACTCCTCGAAGACTACCGCGAACAGCACGGCGATGAATGCGAGGTGCGTTTGATGACGCAACAGAACTGGCCTTTTGAAAACCGGATCGCCGGTGTCACTAGCGGCGCGGAGATGAACGAGGCGAGCGAGGACGACCCCAGCGAATACTTCGACGACCAGGATGTCGCCGAAGACGCGATGGTCTACATCGTCGAAGGCGGCCAAATCTGCTACGGCAGCAAACGAGCATGGGAAACATGCCGCGACTGTTGAACGCGGATTTGAAATGCGAATTCGGGAAACAATTTGAAACTTTCCCGAACTTCGCTTGCTGACTCCGGCGACGCATGGCTCATGTGTGTCACCGAAACGATTCTTTCCCTTTCCGCAAACGGAGACGCCACCATGGCCACCGCTATCAATCACCAACGCATCGAAGCCGAATACACCGCCGCCCACCTTCGGGCTTTGACGCTTCTCGAAGACTTGCACCAACACCTCGAAGACACGCCGGCACCAAGCGACGACGGTCCGGTAATCGGATGGGACCACGTTGGCTCGCTGAAACATCTTTGCGAACAACTCCAAGAATTGAAAAAACGATTCACGCCGGCGGATGCCAGCTAACTTCTTTTTCATTTGCCGACACGCCGCGACAGTCGCTCGACGCCGCGGCGTTTCTTCGTTTGCGAATGCTTCGCCGGCTTTTGGCATCAACGCGACACGTTGCGTTTGTCGGCCACGTCGCGGACATCGGAAAACATTCCAAACATTCGAATTTGTTTTGAGACTTCGCTTGAGCTTTCTCGGAATCCATGGCTCATGTGTGTTAACGCCAAACGGCAAAACGATTTCAAAACCTTTTCCACGAGAGACGAAACCATGGCCATGAACGAAACCCAAAAAACCAAGACCGCCGCCCTTCGCACCGAGATGAAAAAACTCGACCCGGCGACCTACCAAGACATTCGCGAATCGTACTACCGGATCGCCGACAACCTTCGCCCCTTGGTCGACGCCCTTGAGAAGGCCGACGCCGACCTCGGGCCGAATGGCCCACTTTTGGAAGAGCACTACCTTTTTTGCGAGATGCTCGACCGGCTTAACAAGAGCAACCTCGGCGCGGTTGTGTAGGCCGCCCGCCGCAAGGCAACCGCCGCGGACGAAACTGCGGCACGACGCGAAAGGACAAAAGCCGAAACGCAAATGGGCGTTGTCGCGGGTGGTTCCCGCGGCCTGACGATGGCAGCCAACCACGAATACAAATTGGGAGATACGAAGATGAAAAAGGAAGATGTAAAGATTGGCGGAGAGTACTACGCGAACGTCACGAACAAGAAAGTGGTCGTGCGAATCGATGCGGAGCATTCTTCCGGCGGTTGGGAGGCGACGAACCTGACCACCAACAAAAAAGTCCGAATCAAAACCGCCGGCCGGCTGCAAGGGGCGGCGCGACAACCAACGCCGGCCACTGAGACTCGCGTTCGCAAACACGTCGCAAAGCCGGCGAACCAACCCGCGAACGAAACGGCAGGCGGCGAGAAAAAGTTGTCGTGTGTGAAAGCGGCTTTGCAAGTTTTGGAATCCTCTGGCGAACCGATGAACGCCCAGGAAATGATCACCGCGATGGTCGAACAAAACCTTTGGGAAAGCCCCGGAGGCAAGACGCCGCACGCGACGTTGTATTCGGCGATCCTGCGTGACCTCAAACGCGGCGATGAAAGCCGGTTCGTCAAAACGCAGCGGGGCCGGTTCACGGTTCGCAGCTAAACGATAAGGACGACTGCAATGCAAAAGCATTTTTATGATCTGCGGGAAGTCAATGATTTGAGCGAAGGTGAACGAGCCACGCCGGAACCAGGCGTGACTTACGACCTGCGAACGATTAAGAACCAGGCGGTTGCATCGGGAACGGTCGAGTATGTCTTTCGAGACGGGGATACTCTTTTCGCCCGAACGGCCGACGGCGAATCCTATCCGGTCACGGGGGCTGGCTCGTACGTTTTGGTTCCACATGGGCTGTGACCGCGAGCACTCTTCGTCATCAGCGACGCTTCGCCACATACGCCCGACGTTGGCCACGGCCGGGCGTTTTCTCGTCTGTGGGGCCATCGGCCGGCCGTCTGTAAGCGGCCGACACGCGGCGTTTGTCGCGGTCATTATCCGCCGGCGAAAAACATTCAAATTCTTTTCAGATGTTTGCCAGAGTTTGCTTGATATTGCCGGCCGGTCATGGCTGATGTGTGTCACCGAAACGGCTTTCAAGATTTCGTTCTCAAACGGAGCCACCACATGCCCAACAAGCAAACCCTTCACGCTCGGCCGATCGAACCGGGACCGGCTTATGAGCACGGCCACTTAATCGCCCGCGACCTGTTACAGCACATCGAAGTGCAACTCGACCGCATGGTTCGGCCCGACAATAAGGACCTGCGTTGGATGCATGTCCGGGCGATCAATCTCATCAACGCCCAGCTCTCCGAGGTCGCAGCACTGCTGGACGAAACCAACGGAGTCCGCAACTGATGAACCACAAAGCAAACATCAAGGCGGGCGATCGCGTCCGCCTAGTTTCGATGACCGACGACCCCGACCCGATTCCCACTGGCACCACCGGAACGGTGGTCGGCGTGTATCCGCAAAGCGAGTGGACGCAAGTCGATGTCGATTGGGACAACGGTCGGGCACTGATGCTTTCCATTCCACCGGATGTCGTCGAGCGGATTGGACCGCCGGCGGCCGACAATCAATGAGGACTTGAATCCATGTCGACACGAGCCACGATCGCAATCCGCCGAACCACCGGTGATTACCTTGCGACCTACCTTCATTTCGACGGCTACCCAGAACACGCCGGCCGGCTCCTGGAATCCAACTACTTGAGCTACGAGCAGGCCGAAGCGTTGATCGCGAAAGGTGACATCCGCTGTCTCGATGCAGAATTGGGTGAACCAGAATACTATGACGCGGAGGCACCGGCTGCGGTATTGCCGACACGTATCGCGTTAGTCGAGTTCGCCAGGAACTGCAGCTCGCAGTACCTGTACGTTTTCGACGCCGGCGAATGGACGCATCAAAAGCTGTAAACAAGCTCATCGCATATTCTCCTCGCGAGCCACAACGGGAATTGGTGACTCGCCGGTGCGCTCGAGGACCGCTTTCTTACCGGTGAAACGCTGGTAGCGGTCAACGATCACATCGCAGTACGGCGGGTCGAGTTCCATCAAGAATGCCTTTCGACCGGTTTGTTCCGCGCCGATCAATGTCGATCCGCTGCCACCGAACAGATCGAGTACGTTGTCACCTTTGCGTGACGAATATTGCATCGCCATCACGGCCAGTTCCGCTGGCTTGCCGGTGAGGTGTTCGAGCTGCTGTGGCGGGATTTTCTTGACGTGCCACAGGTCCGTTGCGTTATTCGGGCCAAAATACTTGTGGCCGGCACCTTCACGCCATCCATAGAACGCCCACTCGTGTGCCCCCATGAAATCTTTCCGCGTCATCACCGGGTGCATTTTGTCCCAGATGATGGCTTGCGAGAAATATAGACCGCAGGCTGACAAGACAGGCGGATAGTTGGCGATATTCGAAAAGCCTCCCCAAATGTAAAAGCAACGACCGGGTTCCAAAACGCGGGCAATGTTGCCGAACCAAGCTTTCAACAAGCGGTCAAATTCCTCATCGGAAACAAAGTCGTTGGCCAGCGGCCGGTCCTTAGCTCGCATCTTCTTTGGACCGTCTTTCGACTTGCCCTTACCGGCCTCGAAGGAACTGTTGCCGGCCGCGATCGCATTCTTGCTGCGGGGTTCGACCTTTACGTTGTACGGCGGATCCGTATTGCACAATTGGATCTTCGCGCCGTCCAAGAGCCGATCGAGGTCTTCCACGCTGGTCGAGTCGCCGCACAACAACCGGTGGTCACCGAGGATCCACAGATCACCGGGTTGCGTGATCGCTTCGTCGGGTGGTTCGGGAACGTCATCCGGATCGGTCAAGCCTTGCGTGACGCCCGGGTCGAGCAGTTTAGCCAACTCATCCGAATTGAATCCGAGCAATTCGCAATCGAACCCCGACTCTTGCAACGCACTGATCTCCAGGGGCAGCAAGTCGTAATCCCACTCTGCATTTTCGCCGGTGCGGTTGTCGGCGATCCGGTAGGCCCGGACCGATTCAGGTTCCATGTCCTTCGCGACGTGAACCGGCACTTCTGCAAGATTCAACACCTTGGCGGCCTTGAACCGGGTATGGCCGACGATGATCACGCCGTCGGTGTCAACCACGATAGGTTGGCGAAATCCGAATTCGTTGATGCTTTGCACGACGTCCGCAACTGCGTCGTCGTTGATACGAGGATTGTTTTCGTAAGGCTTGATCCGATCAAGCGACCACATTTCGACCTGCATAGCAGCGTCCTTTCCAAGGAGAAGAGAAATGGAAAGGGTTCGGTCGTTCGGTGGCTGGTTAGATGTTTGGTTGGGTGGGTGTGTTTTGGGAAGTCGCCGGTCTACTCACTGTCGGCTGCAGCCGTTTCGTCTTTCGGGTCATCGAACTCTGGTGAGAACGGATCGAGTTCAACAACCTTACCATCGCGCCAAAGGACAATTGGCGTATTGTGTTTTCGAGCACGGTCGACAACATCCTTCCGAGTCTCTTTCATCGCAGCGTTGGTTCGCTTGGAAAATTCACTTTGATTGTCGCGGATCACGGCATCATCTCCGGTGTTGATTGATTGAGGAATTCAAAATGGGCATCATCAGAAATGATCAATGAGATCCGCGTTTACAAACTCGTCGCATCTGGCGAACCGAGACAGGTATTGTTTTGCGAACGTCGTCTTGCCGGCACCATTGGGGCCGGCGATGACATAGGCGGTTGGATTCAATGATTCGCTCAAACTTCTTCGGCTCCTTTTTGTGGCATTTTACGGTGCGAGACGGGTTTCACCAATGCGACATGTTTCGTTCGGACAATCAAAACTAACTGTGCCTATTAAGGCGGCTGTTCCGGTGGCCCTGCTGGGAAACGTTTTTTCGATGGAGGCCCCGTTCGCCCAGAGGCGCCGGCTTCTGGCCGCCCACGCTCGCCCGGGTCGCGATCCATTTCGCTCTCGGCGTCTGATACGCCTTCTCCGCCTCAACCGCCGGCGTCGTTCGCGGGGAACATAGTCTGTCGTTGTCAAATCGGGTCGGTGTTGTCTCATCTATGAGCGAACCGGTGCTTTGTGTGAAACACAGGAGCCAATGGCCGAACGAGTTGTCGACATCGTGCGGAGCCAGGCCCCGCTAATTGTTGACGCGGAGTCTAGAACCAGCGATAATCGCGTTCTGCTTGGTTCTCACCAACCGGCGATAACACCCTACTTCATCACTTTTCGCGGGAATAAGCGGCGATAATTACCTCGTTATCCGACGGAAATCATCAACCGAACTCCTTTCAACCGATTTCAAATGCCATGATTAAATGCAAGAAAGATGACGCTCCTTACCCATTGTTCTCTGCCTTCGTCTTTGATTGGCTAAATGTGTTGGCGTCAGGCGATCTTGACGCCGCCGAATCAAAGATCGATGAACAGGATGAAGGATTGCTTCGAGAGCGAATTGAACTTGGCTTGGAGTGCGACACACAGTTCACCCGACCGGACGACGAAAAATCCTTTGCCTTGCACTTCTACCATCCGGCTAGGGATTTAGGCAATGATTACACCGTCGAGTTCTGTATTCCAAACACGGAGATGGAGTACGACACGGCGTTCGAGTTTCGTAAGGTGCGCGGTGGTTACAAGGTGGTCCTCGTCCGACTGTAGCGGTGCGAGCGATCGGATAACAAAACAATGCACCGGCGTTGCCGGCCGGGCCGAATTTGAAATCAACGTCACTGGCGGCAACCCGGTGATTTTAGACGTTATCCGACTGAAATGCTCTCGACTGGATTCCCGTGGACAACCGAAGTCTGGAAGCGTAAAATGTAACCTGATACACGAGCGTTTTCGGAAGTGACGCTTATTGGATGATTAGCCCGTGGGTCTCCTTGCAACTGAATACAGCGTACCTTCAGAGGGTTGTGGCAAGTTTAATAGCAACGTTGCTTTATTCTCGTTCCTTTATCTCCGGAGTTCCAATGTACTACGTTCAAGAAACCGTGACA
This genomic stretch from Novipirellula caenicola harbors:
- a CDS encoding amidoligase family protein; the encoded protein is MHANDIAFGIEIETHMPGNDATPIGGYHNGLPVAWLPAGWKAERDSSIRTPAGRKPCEFVSPVLRGHEGLRTVETAVDAIRDRGARVNESCGLHITISWNGDAAALARLISLIANHEKAIYASTGTRRRERNQWAKQIKTYGTKEAAKTRCERDRYHLLNLTHLARGKQRIEIRAFAGTLNKTKLIGYIQMILGLAELALNTKRCSGWDYAKKPGTKSCWDRPNAGHGETELNRLFYRLGWTKGWYKGDLRNKRFGELTAGETGCDFKPVKKKLLDLARKYDQAV
- a CDS encoding winged helix-turn-helix domain-containing protein, whose product is MKKEDVKIGGEYYANVTNKKVVVRIDAEHSSGGWEATNLTTNKKVRIKTAGRLQGAARQPTPATETRVRKHVAKPANQPANETAGGEKKLSCVKAALQVLESSGEPMNAQEMITAMVEQNLWESPGGKTPHATLYSAILRDLKRGDESRFVKTQRGRFTVRS
- a CDS encoding DUF4314 domain-containing protein, encoding MNHKANIKAGDRVRLVSMTDDPDPIPTGTTGTVVGVYPQSEWTQVDVDWDNGRALMLSIPPDVVERIGPPAADNQ
- a CDS encoding DNA modification methylase gives rise to the protein MQVEMWSLDRIKPYENNPRINDDAVADVVQSINEFGFRQPIVVDTDGVIIVGHTRFKAAKVLNLAEVPVHVAKDMEPESVRAYRIADNRTGENAEWDYDLLPLEISALQESGFDCELLGFNSDELAKLLDPGVTQGLTDPDDVPEPPDEAITQPGDLWILGDHRLLCGDSTSVEDLDRLLDGAKIQLCNTDPPYNVKVEPRSKNAIAAGNSSFEAGKGKSKDGPKKMRAKDRPLANDFVSDEEFDRLLKAWFGNIARVLEPGRCFYIWGGFSNIANYPPVLSACGLYFSQAIIWDKMHPVMTRKDFMGAHEWAFYGWREGAGHKYFGPNNATDLWHVKKIPPQQLEHLTGKPAELAVMAMQYSSRKGDNVLDLFGGSGSTLIGAEQTGRKAFLMELDPPYCDVIVDRYQRFTGKKAVLERTGESPIPVVAREENMR